In Kineococcus mangrovi, the following are encoded in one genomic region:
- a CDS encoding site-specific integrase — MSAKPVAEVPDELVAALLPPLPPPPVLDVETLLVWFASLDPVRLGLRAPATWRAYAVDVTHFGEWCSAQGLDPLPAAPETVADYLTAHVESLSIATLQRRLAAVSVAHGLIGVPSPTDTEHVSLVWRGLRRLHAPGRRRHRVDALETRGLVDLVAPLEDTVMDHRDRALLVLGFAGALRRSELSALDVTDVVPEPERLLVTVRAIGSRDERVVELPRGQRAETCPVRSWRKWTEVARLTEGPAFRRMTKGGHSLRPERLGDRGVAEVVKRRTLDAGLDPSLFSGHSLRAGFVTAATRAGVPGVSIARQTGHRSAAALAACVREDRPFPGNPAAHVGL; from the coding sequence GTGAGCGCGAAGCCGGTAGCCGAGGTGCCCGACGAACTGGTGGCCGCGCTGCTGCCGCCCCTGCCGCCTCCCCCCGTGCTGGACGTCGAGACCCTCCTGGTGTGGTTCGCGTCCCTGGACCCGGTCCGGCTGGGCTTGCGCGCCCCGGCGACGTGGCGGGCGTACGCCGTCGACGTCACGCACTTCGGGGAGTGGTGCAGTGCGCAGGGGCTGGACCCCCTGCCCGCGGCACCCGAGACCGTCGCCGACTACCTCACGGCTCACGTCGAGTCGCTGTCGATCGCCACGTTGCAGCGCCGGCTGGCCGCGGTGTCGGTCGCGCACGGCCTCATCGGGGTCCCCTCCCCCACCGACACCGAGCACGTCAGCCTCGTCTGGCGCGGACTGCGCCGCCTGCACGCGCCGGGGCGACGTCGGCACCGCGTGGACGCGTTGGAGACGCGCGGGCTCGTCGACCTCGTCGCGCCGCTGGAGGACACGGTGATGGACCACCGGGACCGGGCGCTGCTCGTGCTGGGTTTCGCCGGGGCGCTGCGACGTTCCGAGCTCAGCGCCCTCGACGTCACCGACGTCGTGCCTGAACCCGAACGCCTCCTCGTCACCGTCCGCGCCATCGGCTCCCGCGACGAACGCGTCGTGGAGCTGCCCCGGGGGCAACGGGCGGAGACGTGCCCGGTGCGGTCGTGGCGCAAGTGGACGGAGGTCGCCCGGCTCACCGAGGGCCCCGCTTTCCGCCGCATGACCAAGGGCGGCCACTCCCTGCGCCCCGAACGGCTCGGCGACCGGGGGGTCGCCGAGGTCGTCAAGCGCCGCACGCTCGACGCCGGGCTCGACCCGAGCCTGTTCTCCGGGCACAGCCTGCGCGCCGGGTTCGTCACGGCGGCCACCCGGGCCGGGGTGCCGGGGGTCTCCATCGCCCGGCAGACCGGCCACCGGTCAGCAGCCGCGCTCGCCGCCTGCGTCCGCGAGGACAGGCCCTTCCCCGGGAACCCGGCCGCCCACGTGGGTCTGTGA